TTGGCCTCTCAAGCGAACTTGGTAAGCCAAATTGAAAATACCCTTAAGGCGATGAGCCTTAACGGCAAAGTGGAAACTATGCCTACCCAAATTAAACCCGCCGCTGGCCAGCTAGCGTTCGGTTACAAATTCGAAGTGGATCGCATTGAAAATTAGGATAAAAATATGGCTTTAGAAGAGCTGAAATCAAGATTCAAAGATCAATTGCAAAATGCCTGGAGCGCATTTGAGACATCGACTGTTTATCTCCAGATTCGAGAAAAGTACGACGACCTCAACCCGGCTGCTCAAAAAGGCGTGCTTGGGTTTTTAAGTGTTGCGATTATAAGTGTTCTTATATGGATTCCGTACACATTTTGGGCTAGTTCTGAAGAGCAGCTCAGTTATTTTATCGAGAACAAGGAGCTGATTCGAGAAGTACTCCGGGTACAGAAGCAGCTGGCGGCTTCAAGTGATGTGCCGATTGCCATAGACTCTGGAATGCTTCGGACGCAGGTGGAAAGCCAACTTCAAACAGTGGGGCTACTACCCGAACAAATACAGGCAGTTAATATTGCCGATTTTACCGAAGGTATCAAAATCTACGCAACAGGCGTGGTCGCCGAGGGCATCCGTGCGTCGGTCATTAACCTCAATGTCACTCAGATCGTTGAAATCGGTTACAAGCTACAGCAAATCGACCCAAGTGCCAAAATGATTGGAATGAAAGTAAGAGCTAGCCCCGAGAGAAGTCATTATTACAACGTTGAATATGAGCTGGCGACTTTTCGATCAGAAGCACCTGCGGAGCCACCAGCGGGAGGCAACAAAAAATCAAACAACGGTTGAAGTAGTGTAAGAAAAGGCTATTAACTAAGAATCACCTAGGCGATCGAAAATGGAACAACTCAGATCATTTATCAGCAAATACAAAGCTTCCCTCTTACTCTTTTTTCTCGCCCTTCCTGTTTTTTTGGTGCTGTTATTTCCACTGAGCGACATTGGCGATCTCGTTTCAGCGAAAGTTGCTGAGTTCACAGATAACAAAGTGTTTTTGCAATTTGACGAAATGTCGATCACCCTTTTGCCAAGACCTGGCGTCGCCTTCGAAAATGTGCAGCTTTACACTCCATTTGTTCAGGGCCTCAAAGTTGACAGACTCACCGCAGCCCCGAGTTTAACCGGTCTTCTGACTTTCAAACCCGGAATCTCATTTTACGCGCAAGGAGTGCTGGGGGGCGAAATTGGTGGATCCACACGCGGAGGAGAAACCACTCAGCAAGGAACTCTTCGCCAGAAGATAGATCTTAACCTGAACAACGTTGATCTTCGGGCAATTGTAAAAGCATTTGATTTATCAATTCCGGCGGTAGGTTCGGTGTCGGCGACAGTTAATCTTGATGTCGATCCATCTTTTGTAGAACCGCCAACAGGGTCGGCCAAAATCACGGGCAGTGAAATAACCGCTAATGCTGTGCAAATACCCACCCAGATGGGCCCGATAAGTTTACCGAATCTGAAAGTGAGTAGTTTAGAGATACAGGTCGATTTAAAAAAAGGGGAAGCCATTGCTAAAACCCTACGAGTCGGCACCCCCACAGACCCGCTTCACGTGAGTGCCGACGGCAAAATCGAAGTACGCACAAGCCCCGGGCCCGGAGGGCAGCCCAATATCGAACTAGGGGGATATGATTTTTCTGTGCGTTTAGATGCCTCAAAAGAATTTGAATCTCAAATTGGGTTTTTGGGCTTTCTAGATAGCTACAAAGCGCCGACCCAGCCCCCAGGCCGGAGCGCCTATGCCGTGAGGATTTCGGCACCTTCCATTCAGTCACCTGCCCGTATGAATTCGCTGTAGGCAACTTATTGCCCACAGAATTTGATTTTCGCGGTTCGCAATTTTATGGCGTTGATTGCCGCTTTGCCAAAAAAACTTCACCGACGCGCTCGATCTCTTCCACAGCCTGCAGCATTGCTGTCCACATGCTATAACGCGCCGCATTTTTCTCAATTCTCGATTGGTTTGCAAAAAGTCTGAAGGAAACCTGACAAAGTTTTGCTTGGCGATTGAAGCCTAGTCGTTTTAGTGTTCTAGGGGAGATCTGCACAGGACGTGTAGAAAAAGAGGGGGGAGCATGAAAGGTTCGAACTTCAATCGCAGAGAGTTTGTTTTAAAGACCCTAGGTCTTGCAACATCAGCCGGCGCTTTGGCGACTCTCAGCCCAGAAAAGCTTCTCGCACGGCACATGCTTAATGATCCCTCTCGCATCATCACTATTGATGACGATCCCAAAAGCCTAATCGATTTTAATGAAGACTTAATACTTGGCGAGGGAGAAAATCTCAGAAACGGCCTAACAGACTCCCAGAAGGTTTCGATACTTCAAGGCGGCACTTCCAAAACACAAACCATCATCAACCTAGCACTTCCTAAGAACACGAAGTTTAACGTAGCACTTATTGAGCAAATTACCGGCGAAGCCCAACATATCGTCAGTGACACATCTCAGACTTTTAGTTTTCATTCTTACCGCTTGAGATCACTCCATTTTTCTAAACTGAGCCCCTCACTTCAGTATGTTCTCGAAGTAAAATCCGAAAGCGGCAGTTTAATTGATCGCCGTGGAGTTCGGACAATCGATACAGACAAAGAGCCGGCCCGGGTAGCATTAGCCTCTTGTGCGCTCGATCTTGCCTACGGCACTCGAGAACTCGCGTGGAAAAATCTGGCTAAAGCTAAGCCCGACGTTATTTTGCTCATGGGCGACAACTTTTATGTAGATATTCCTATGCCAGTCACGTCGTGGGCACCGCAAAGACTCATCTGGGGCCGCTATATGCAAAATAGGCGCACCCAAGGACTCTACTTTTTAGACCACCTGATTCCCGTATTGGCCACGTGGGACGACCATGATTTCGGTAAAAACGACACAAACGGCCAAGTGCCTTGGCGTGAGTTTGTGCAAAAAGAATTTCGGAGATTCTTTCCGGTTTTGGATGGCGACGGATTCAGCCGCGGTCCTGGCATTAACTTTAAGTGGAGTGCTTTTGGCCAAGATTTCTTTATGATGGACAGCCGCAGCTACCGGCAGCATAGCTTGTTCTCTTTTACCAAAAGTACATTTTGGGGCAACGACCAAACACAGTGGCTTTTTGACAGCGCAGAAGAGAACGGCAATACAGGCTGGATTTTGAACGGACTGCAGTTTTTCGGTGGATATCTTCCGAGGGAAGAATCGTTCGAGGCCACTAGTAAGGCCGAACTAGAGAGCCTTTTAACTAATCTAAAAAAGAAGTCTAGAAAGTTTATCTTTTGTAGTGGTGATAAGCATCATACAGAAGTTATGAAAATTGAAAAAGAATATCTGGGATACTCCTCGTTGGAGCTTACAGCCAGCGGGATTCACCAGCTTCAATTAAGGAATCCCTGGTCAACATCTCCAAACCCCCGACAAATCGCAGCAGCGGGAGGCCATGAGAACTTTATGGTCATAAATATTAAGCGCCAAAAATCGACTTACTTGGATATTTTTTCAGTTGCCAGCAAGCACAACAAAATACTGTACGGATTTTCACAAAAGATCTAGGGCGTGTCCTCATTTGGGCGAGCGTCGCGAGAAAGCCAGTTTAACGCGAGATCAAAGCGCGAGGAGAAGCCATAGCGCCTCTTTGGCGCCGACGAGCAACGCTGAGGTCGCTTTAAATTGGCTTTTGCAGTAGTTCGACCAAACGAGGACACGCCCTAAACAAAGGCCGCGTTGGCTCGCCGAATTCGGCGTTCGGTTCTTTTTGTTTTGGTTTGGCGGTTATTTGATTGCTGCGCCAGAAGGTCACTTGCACCTGCCGGCAGCAGATGCCAGGATACTCAACTTATTAACCAGGAGAGGGGCTATGTCAGGAGTAAACAAAGCAATTATTGTCGGAAGATTAGGTGCAGATCCCGAAGTGAAGTTCACTCAGTCGGGACAACAAGTTGCTCGATTCAGCGTAGCAACAAGCGAAAATTGGACAGATCGTGATGGTCAAAAGCAAGAAAGAACAGAATGGCATCGCGTGGTGGTTTGGGGCAAGCTCGCAGAAATATGCGGCAAGTACCTTTCAAAAGGTCGCCAAGTTTTTGTAGAAGGTCGAATTCAAACGCGCTCGTGGGAAGACAATCAAGGTCAAAAAAAGTATTCTACAGAAATCGTTGCTTCTACAGTTCAATTCTTAGGTACTGGCCAAGAAGCTAGCTCTCATGATTCTAGCGGGCCCGGAGACTTTGCAGACGAACCATCGTTCAACCCCGACGAAGTCCTCCCATTTTAGATAGGCACGGATCGTTTGAACGCTACTAACTAAAAGGTCGACGCTATTAAATTGCTCAGCAATACAACATTTTTTTGCTGACTGGGAGCTCAGCAGTCTCTACTGAGCTCCTGCGGGTTTAAAGCGTTCAAGTCTTTGATCCCTGCGCTCTTTTGCAATCGCATTTGAGACAGAACAGATTCTACGAAGGCGAAAGTCCTCGATACCTTCATTTGTTTTACGTTTAATCAATTCGTCATAGACAATCTTTGCGGGCCCAAACTCTTTCGTTTGTGTTCTACATTGAGGGTACTCTTTTGGTGGCTCTTTAAGAAGTGTAGCCAAGCAGAGGTTTTTTAGCAGCCTGGGGTTCGGCCCACCCTGCTCATAAGAAGGCGCTCCTCTAAGATACCCTAAGCCGTAATCGAGGTACTCATCAAGTAGCGAGGAGTAACCTTCAAGAGATGATCTCGCCGTTTCCTCCGCATTTGCCATTGTATCTCTTTTTTGTGTCGGAGTGCCCGAGACTCCAAGAACAGTTTCAAATAGATCGTCCGTTATAAACCCCATAGCGCCCGAAAGTTGTGTTTTTTCGGCTATCAACTTTGCATCCATGGCTGACTGCACCAGCTTTCCAAATGAAAGAAAAGCTTCCCCTTTATCACTGGAAGTTGCACCCGGATTTTCGCTAAAGATTTCAGAAAAGGCCTCGACGATTTTTTCTTCTTCTTGTGGGGTAATCGTGCCGGCCTTCCATTTGTCTTCGGCCTCTATAATATATTTTAACCTCTCACGATAATACGCAAGTCCCATGCGTTGAAGTGGCGGACTTGCCCTAAGAGTGTCCAAGAATTCTCCAAGCACTCTTGCTTGCGAAGCCGGGCTTCTTTCTTCAAATGGGCCACCTTCATAGAGGCTAGTAAGTGCCTTAGTTCTTTCAGCTGTAGTGAGTCTGTCCTGCGTGCTTTCAATCACCTTGGCCCGCCACTGCTCCAGTTGCGCGCGAATTTTCTTTATTGTCTGAGGGGATTCCAAAACAGCCCGAATCTGTTGCATTTCAGCGAAATCACTAACTCCATTAAACGTCTGCCTTATGCTTCCAAAGGTGAATTTATCTTTTGCTTGGCCCTTTAGCATCGAATCGTCCTTTAGGTGTGCTTCTATTCTAGCATCGAATGCGCGAGCGAAAGTCTGAGCCTCTTGTTCTGAAAAACCGAGCATCAGAAAAAAGCTATTCTCTCTGACTGATGGCCCAAACTCGTCGATGATTTTTCGTAAGTTATCCAAAACCAAACTATCAATTTCGCCCCGATAGAGATCTGATTCGCGGTTAAGGCGCGGGACCCCCTTCATTCGAGGAGTGAGAATATTCTCAGGTACAGCTATGGAATCGAAAAGCGCATCTACTTGAGAAGGAGTTAGACGTTCGGCATTGCCTATCTCTGATTCAACGGCATCGAGGCTACTACTTATTTTAGTGACGAAGTTGGTTTCAAACACCGCTCTCGTCTTACGGTATAATTGACTTCTTCTAATATCGGTTCTTGACAGCATCGATTCATTGTACCATTTAGACAGACCTTCAACGGCAAAGCGAGTGTCGGATTGAAGTGCCCCCAAGGATCCTAGGCCCTTCGAGCTGCCGTTATCTTCATCCGCTAATCGCTTTGCTTTTAGAACTCGGCAGTATTGTTCGCCAGTTTTTTCAAATGCACAGGTAAGACCAAGTACCAAGTTAGAATTATCTAAACTCCCCATGACCTCCTCACGCATGCTTCCGAACTTAGAACTTTTAAGTGCGCTGAGAGTTCGTTGAAGCACCTTACCTGCCAAATTAACTGCTAAGCCCGCTGGAGTTGAAAAGAAAAAACCAGAAACGCCTAGCAAACTTGATGATACCCGGGCCTCAATGTTTTTTTCAGAACATCCAGACTGCTCAAGGGCTTCGCCAAGTGTTTGAGACCACAGATCCAGCTGATCAAATCCCTCAATAAATCGCTGTCTTGCATCTTGAGCGCGCTGAACACTCAATGCAGCTCTCAGATCGGGGTAGCTTCGTTTTATCTGGCGGATAGAACTTTGGATTTCGTCCTCACTAGGCCATAAACCTTT
The genomic region above belongs to Bdellovibrionales bacterium CG10_big_fil_rev_8_21_14_0_10_45_34 and contains:
- the gspN gene encoding type II secretion system protein GspN produces the protein MEQLRSFISKYKASLLLFFLALPVFLVLLFPLSDIGDLVSAKVAEFTDNKVFLQFDEMSITLLPRPGVAFENVQLYTPFVQGLKVDRLTAAPSLTGLLTFKPGISFYAQGVLGGEIGGSTRGGETTQQGTLRQKIDLNLNNVDLRAIVKAFDLSIPAVGSVSATVNLDVDPSFVEPPTGSAKITGSEITANAVQIPTQMGPISLPNLKVSSLEIQVDLKKGEAIAKTLRVGTPTDPLHVSADGKIEVRTSPGPGGQPNIELGGYDFSVRLDASKEFESQIGFLGFLDSYKAPTQPPGRSAYAVRISAPSIQSPARMNSL
- a CDS encoding single-stranded DNA-binding protein; translation: MSGVNKAIIVGRLGADPEVKFTQSGQQVARFSVATSENWTDRDGQKQERTEWHRVVVWGKLAEICGKYLSKGRQVFVEGRIQTRSWEDNQGQKKYSTEIVASTVQFLGTGQEASSHDSSGPGDFADEPSFNPDEVLPF